The following proteins are co-located in the Sphaeramia orbicularis chromosome 24, fSphaOr1.1, whole genome shotgun sequence genome:
- the LOC115415257 gene encoding protein CEBPZOS: protein MPPKTMEPLAKRLMKGVIVLEVLGVLGAYGLFHMMNSSRDFRNTMNRRFPSVLEVYYKSNEWAGIYGIREGDHEAWSTKQD from the exons ATGCCTCCTAAAACTATGGAACCTCTGGCCAAGAGGCTGATGAAGGGGGTGATTGTCCTGGAGGTGTTGGGGGTGTTAGGAGCATACGGTCTGTTCCACATGATGAACTCCAGCCGAG ATTTCAGGAACACCATGAACAGACGCTTCCCATCCGTCCTCGAAG TTTATTACAAGTCCAACGAGTGGGCGGGGATCTACGGCATCCGAGAGGGAGACCACGAGGCCTGGTCCACCAAACAGGACTGA
- the LOC115415262 gene encoding hepatocyte nuclear factor 3-beta-like, with translation MLSVKMEGHEHPDWSGGGFYGDTEVYPGPPNMNPGLSMNCMSGYMSAPAMTGGGHMNAPYVNPVGVNPSSMSGGVVSQSPAAVQVQVGTGMSPPPPPPPPPPYGNVMSPVYAQTCSLRARDPKPYRRSYTHAKPPYSYISLITMAIQQSGTKMLTLNEIYQWIMDLFPFYRQNQQRWQNSIRHSLSFNDCFVKVPRSPEKPGKGSFWALHPDSGNMFENGCYLRRQKRFKCDKKPEKEAGGGGGKPGTDGGSGTGSPQSSSSSSISTSCSPSAGPDLKRAEPPSTSSPARVPSPLTHAQHLFPHHPHHHHHHHHPLLLHESAHLKPDHYHHYPFSHPFSINNLMSEPVLPYGGYGCPVSGPLVKPGLDPAHGDSNNYYHGVYSRPIMNAS, from the exons ATGCTGAGCGTAAAAATGGAGGGACACGAGCATCCGGACTGGAGCGGCGGAGGATTCTACGGAGACACCGAG GTCTACCCGGGTCCGCCCAACATGAACCCCGGTCTGTCCATGAACTGCATGAGCGGCTACATGAGCGCGCCCGCAATGACCGGCGGAGGCCACATGAACGCGCCCTACGTCAACCCGGTCGGGGTCAACCCGTCATCCATGTCCGGGGGGGTGGTGTCCCAGAGCCCGGCGGCCGTGCAGGTGCAGGTGGGCACCGGGATGagccctcctcctccccctcctcctcctcctccgtacGGGAACGTGATGAGCCCGGTGTACGCGCAGACCTGCAGCCTCCGTGCGCGCGACCCCAAACCTTACCGGCGGAGCTACACGCACGCGAAGCCGCCGTACTCGTACATCTCCCTGATCACCATGGCGATCCAGCAGTCCGGAACCAAGATGCTGACCCTCAACGAGATCTACCAG TGGATCATGGACCTGTTCCCGTTCTACCGGCAGAACCAGCAGCGGTGGCAGAACTCCATCCGACACTCCCTCTCCTTCAACGACTGCTTCGTGAAGGTCCCCCGGTCCCCAGAAAAACCCGGTAAGGGTTCCTTCTGGGCCCTGCATCCGGACTCGGGGAACATGTTCGAGAACGGCTGTTACCTGCGGAGACAGAAGCGCTTCAAGTGCGACAAGAAGCCGGAGAAGGaggcggggggagggggggggaaaCCGGGCACCGACGGCGGCTCCGGTACCGGCTCCccccagtcctcctcctcctcttccatctcCACCTCCTGTTCCCCGTCTGCCGGTCCGGACCTGAAACGGGCCGAACCCCCCTCGACCTCCAGCCCCGCCCGCGTGCCCTCTCCTCTCACGCACGCGCAGCACCTGTTCCCCCATCatccccatcatcatcatcatcaccatcacccgCTGCTGCTGCACGAGAGCGCGCACCTGAAGCCGGACCACTACCACCACTACCCCTTCAGCCACCCGTTCTCCATCAACAACCTGATGTCGGAGCCGGTGCTGCCGTACGGGGGCTACGGATGCCCCGTGTCCGGCCCCCTGGTCAAACCCGGACTGGACCCGGCCCACGGAGACTCCAACAACTACTACCACGGCGTGTACTCCAGACCCATCATGAACGCGTCCTGA